In one window of Fictibacillus phosphorivorans DNA:
- the hisF gene encoding imidazole glycerol phosphate synthase subunit HisF, translating into MLTKRIIPCLDVKEGRVVKGIQFLNLVDAGDPVELARFYDEQGADELVFLDISASHEGRDTMVEVVERVAAELAIPFTVGGGINKLEDMKRVLRAGADKVSVNTAAVLRPELITEGSDYFGAQCIVVAIDAKYDEELKSWRVYTHGGRKPTQWEVTEWAREAVNRGAGEILLTSMDKDGEKSGFNLDLTKAVSEAVTVPVIASGGAGSSEHFNEAFTVGKADAALAASIFHYKETSIAEVKADLRKLGVSVR; encoded by the coding sequence ATGTTAACGAAAAGAATCATTCCTTGTCTAGACGTTAAGGAAGGCAGAGTAGTCAAAGGCATTCAGTTTCTTAACTTAGTCGATGCCGGTGACCCTGTTGAACTTGCTAGATTTTATGATGAACAAGGAGCGGACGAGCTCGTTTTTCTTGATATCTCTGCAAGTCATGAAGGACGAGACACGATGGTTGAAGTTGTTGAAAGAGTTGCAGCAGAACTCGCTATCCCATTTACTGTTGGTGGCGGTATCAATAAACTTGAAGATATGAAACGTGTGCTGCGCGCAGGTGCTGACAAAGTTTCTGTGAATACCGCAGCGGTTTTAAGACCAGAACTGATCACAGAAGGATCGGATTATTTTGGTGCCCAATGTATCGTAGTCGCCATCGACGCAAAATATGACGAAGAGTTAAAATCATGGCGCGTATATACGCATGGAGGTCGCAAACCCACTCAATGGGAAGTTACGGAGTGGGCGCGAGAGGCAGTAAATCGTGGTGCTGGAGAAATTCTGTTGACCAGCATGGATAAAGATGGAGAGAAGTCTGGATTCAATTTAGACTTAACGAAAGCAGTGAGTGAGGCAGTAACCGTTCCTGTTATCGCGTCAGGCGGAGCTGGGTCTTCCGAGCATTTTAACGAAGCGTTCACTGTCGGTAAAGCAGATGCTGCACTTGCTGCAAGTATCTTTCATTATAAAGAAACATCGATTGCAGAGGTAAAAGCAGATTTGCGAAAGTTGGGGGTGTCTGTTCGATGA
- a CDS encoding NUDIX hydrolase encodes MQRVTNCVLIRDNQVLLLQKPRRGWWVAPGGKMESTESIRDSVIREYREETGIYLKNPQLKGVFNFIIKEGDKIVSEWMMFTFFATDSEGVALDECEEGILSWKPVEEVRELPMAPGDHHILDYMTSGSNMIFGTFTYTPDFELLSYRLDPA; translated from the coding sequence GTGCAAAGAGTAACAAACTGTGTGTTAATAAGAGATAATCAAGTGCTTTTACTTCAAAAGCCTAGACGGGGCTGGTGGGTAGCACCAGGCGGAAAGATGGAGTCCACCGAATCGATCCGTGACTCTGTTATACGAGAGTACCGTGAAGAAACGGGAATCTATCTTAAGAATCCGCAGCTAAAAGGTGTGTTTAATTTTATTATTAAAGAAGGCGACAAGATCGTTTCAGAGTGGATGATGTTTACCTTTTTTGCAACAGATTCAGAAGGTGTTGCACTAGATGAATGTGAAGAGGGGATTCTTTCGTGGAAGCCGGTTGAAGAAGTGCGTGAACTTCCGATGGCGCCAGGAGATCATCACATTCTTGACTATATGACGAGTGGCAGCAACATGATATTTGGCACATTCACATATACACCTGATTTCGAACTGCTTTCTTATCGTTTAGACCCGGCATAA
- the rapZ gene encoding RNase adapter RapZ produces the protein MERHDVQMVIITGMSGAGKTVAMQSFEDLGFFCVDNLPPALLPKFVELMQESAGKLNKVALVMDLRGREFFDQLFSTLDQLAIASDVQPQILYLDCKDATLVRRYKETRRSHPLAKSGNPLQGITQEREMLEELKGRAQQVLDTSDLKPLQLRERIIQRFSANAAHPFTINVMSFGFKYGMPIDADLVFDVRFLPNPHYIEHMRPRTGLETDISEYVLKWPETNMFLEKLLDLLQFMIPQYKREGKSQLIIGIGCTGGKHRSVALAEYIGNALSKEYVTFSSHRDMGKDKV, from the coding sequence ATGGAAAGACATGATGTACAAATGGTGATTATTACAGGAATGTCAGGGGCCGGGAAGACGGTAGCCATGCAGAGCTTTGAAGATCTAGGCTTTTTCTGTGTTGATAATCTACCACCTGCACTACTCCCTAAATTTGTAGAATTAATGCAAGAATCTGCTGGCAAACTGAACAAGGTGGCACTGGTGATGGACCTTCGTGGGAGAGAGTTTTTTGATCAGTTGTTCTCAACGCTTGATCAACTTGCCATCGCATCCGACGTTCAGCCGCAGATTTTATATTTAGATTGTAAAGATGCAACTCTTGTACGCAGATACAAAGAAACGCGACGTTCTCATCCTTTAGCGAAGAGCGGTAACCCCCTTCAAGGCATCACACAAGAGCGGGAGATGCTCGAAGAATTAAAAGGTAGAGCGCAGCAAGTATTAGATACATCTGACTTAAAGCCTCTTCAGTTACGTGAACGTATCATTCAGCGCTTTTCAGCAAATGCTGCTCATCCGTTCACGATCAACGTGATGTCGTTTGGATTTAAGTATGGAATGCCGATTGATGCTGATTTAGTGTTCGACGTGCGCTTCCTACCGAATCCGCATTACATCGAACATATGAGACCACGAACAGGGCTTGAAACAGATATTTCTGAGTATGTATTAAAATGGCCAGAAACGAACATGTTTTTAGAAAAATTGCTCGATCTGCTTCAGTTCATGATTCCTCAATATAAAAGAGAAGGCAAGAGTCAGCTGATCATCGGGATCGGATGTACAGGCGGAAAACATCGTTCTGTAGCTCTAGCTGAATACATCGGAAATGCACTTTCCAAAGAATATGTGACATTCAGCTCTCACAGAGATATGGGAAAGGATAAAGTTTAA
- a CDS encoding tetratricopeptide repeat protein: MHKQKRASAASGRVLPFIQDGDYFFEKGIKAYNRRDLYTAKKMFERAVTFQPEEPSFLCQLASTLAEIGEYEESNKYLLNALEQSGSDLSECHFFLANNFAHLGMYSDAEEHARLYMAIDPNGEFVEDTQELLDLISLETGSKTSSLPLSTEEELIKLHDEARQSIERGDLPLAQQQLREIISNHPKFWAAYNNLALTHFYKSEFDEAMDVLQDVLDKNPGNLNALCNLAIFLFHLGMDEPGGKLVERLKTVHPMHPEHRYKLGNTFGLLEEHLYANKWLQSLRKSSFVYDPVTTHMLAVSYYALGQKDLSLKTWKKVIDLDPEGHVAPFYLEKAQKDELTITGGDYQYRIPTNNQNKPKKDRQVKAMEHIQQVRKGLEKNKITHLFLLRGNKNEEAYETLREFCLRKEESLLVKEIAATIMLEHQPERAVKLVHDDTSVEVGMASEIISMAMDVLLLVKEMGSALDEHVLFYWAEAIKFAETTGERIFDNQKAIAAAIDHLARKQKGRSTQKSVAEQYEITVSVLSLRIKKLISWVNRNV; this comes from the coding sequence ATGCATAAACAAAAACGGGCCAGTGCAGCTAGCGGCCGTGTTCTTCCCTTTATCCAGGATGGGGATTACTTTTTTGAAAAAGGAATAAAAGCCTATAACAGGCGTGATCTATATACAGCAAAAAAAATGTTTGAACGGGCCGTTACTTTCCAGCCGGAAGAGCCCTCTTTTTTATGTCAGCTTGCTTCAACGCTCGCTGAGATCGGTGAATATGAAGAATCCAATAAGTACTTGCTGAATGCTCTCGAACAGTCTGGTTCAGACCTTTCAGAATGTCATTTCTTTCTTGCGAATAATTTTGCGCACTTAGGCATGTATAGTGATGCCGAAGAACATGCTCGTTTATATATGGCGATTGATCCTAACGGTGAATTTGTGGAAGATACACAAGAACTGTTAGATCTTATCTCACTTGAAACAGGAAGCAAGACTTCTAGCTTGCCCCTGTCAACGGAAGAAGAGCTGATCAAGCTTCATGATGAAGCGAGGCAGTCGATCGAACGAGGTGATCTACCACTTGCGCAACAACAGTTAAGAGAGATCATTTCAAATCATCCTAAGTTTTGGGCGGCGTATAATAACTTAGCACTCACTCATTTTTATAAGAGCGAGTTTGATGAAGCGATGGATGTTCTTCAAGATGTTTTGGATAAGAATCCTGGTAACTTGAACGCACTCTGCAACCTTGCTATTTTTCTGTTCCATTTAGGGATGGACGAACCTGGTGGTAAGCTTGTTGAGCGATTAAAAACGGTGCATCCGATGCATCCTGAACATCGTTATAAATTAGGAAATACGTTCGGCTTATTAGAAGAGCATTTGTATGCAAATAAATGGCTACAGTCTCTTAGAAAATCGTCATTTGTATACGATCCTGTAACCACACATATGCTGGCGGTTTCGTACTATGCACTTGGACAAAAGGACCTTTCTCTTAAAACTTGGAAAAAGGTAATCGATCTTGATCCTGAAGGTCATGTTGCTCCTTTTTATTTGGAAAAGGCGCAAAAAGATGAGCTGACGATAACAGGCGGGGACTATCAATACCGCATTCCGACTAACAATCAGAACAAACCGAAAAAAGATCGTCAAGTGAAAGCGATGGAACATATTCAGCAAGTTCGTAAAGGACTGGAAAAAAACAAAATTACGCATTTATTTCTACTTAGAGGGAATAAAAATGAAGAGGCTTATGAGACGCTTCGTGAATTTTGTCTTAGAAAAGAAGAGTCGTTACTTGTAAAAGAAATCGCCGCAACGATCATGCTCGAACATCAGCCAGAACGAGCTGTGAAACTTGTTCATGATGATACTTCTGTTGAAGTGGGCATGGCATCTGAGATTATCAGTATGGCAATGGATGTTCTTCTTTTAGTAAAAGAGATGGGTTCTGCGCTAGATGAACATGTTTTATTTTATTGGGCAGAAGCTATTAAGTTTGCAGAAACGACTGGCGAGCGAATCTTTGATAACCAAAAAGCCATTGCTGCGGCAATCGATCACTTAGCTCGTAAGCAAAAAGGGCGTTCTACCCAAAAAAGTGTTGCTGAGCAATACGAAATCACCGTTTCTGTATTGTCTTTACGCATAAAAAAACTAATTAGTTGGGTGAATCGCAACGTTTGA
- the hisIE gene encoding bifunctional phosphoribosyl-AMP cyclohydrolase/phosphoribosyl-ATP diphosphatase HisIE: MNVEKLKFDEKGLIPAVVQDVQSKEVLTVAYMNRESLQKTIEIGETVFFSRSRQELWHKGETSGNTQKVRSIRYDCDQDALVVVVEPQGPACHTGTYSCFSETLYEVDERVDAPNPDRYRILTELQEIIAKREHEMPEGAYTTYLFEHGVDKILKKVGEEAGEVIIAAKNRDVEELKWEVSDLFYHVLVLLQEQKVPLDEILATLKERHTKKDN, from the coding sequence ATGAATGTAGAAAAACTGAAATTTGATGAAAAAGGACTAATTCCTGCCGTAGTACAGGATGTTCAATCAAAAGAGGTACTAACGGTCGCATACATGAACCGAGAATCGCTCCAAAAAACGATCGAAATTGGGGAAACGGTATTTTTTTCAAGATCGCGACAAGAATTATGGCACAAAGGTGAAACTTCCGGAAATACACAAAAAGTGAGAAGTATCCGCTATGATTGTGATCAAGACGCTTTGGTCGTCGTTGTAGAGCCCCAAGGGCCTGCTTGTCACACGGGCACATATAGTTGCTTTTCAGAAACACTTTATGAAGTGGATGAGAGAGTAGATGCGCCAAACCCTGATCGATATAGAATTCTAACAGAGCTGCAAGAGATTATCGCAAAACGAGAGCATGAGATGCCAGAAGGTGCTTACACAACCTATCTTTTTGAACACGGAGTCGATAAGATTCTGAAGAAAGTTGGAGAAGAAGCAGGAGAAGTGATCATCGCTGCAAAAAATCGTGATGTTGAAGAGTTGAAGTGGGAAGTTTCGGACCTTTTCTATCATGTATTAGTTCTGTTGCAAGAGCAAAAGGTGCCTTTAGACGAGATTTTGGCTACATTAAAAGAAAGACATACGAAAAAGGACAACTGA
- the trxB gene encoding thioredoxin-disulfide reductase produces the protein MTEERIYDVAILGAGPAGMTAAVYTSRANLDTIMIERGIPGGQMANTEDVENYPGFDHILGPELSNKMFEHAKKFGAEYAYGDVKEIVDGEEYKTIHAGSKTYKARSIIISTGAEYKKLGIPGEKEFSGRGVSYCAVCDGAFFKNRELVVVGGGDSAVEEGVYLTRFASKVTIVHRRDKLRAQKILQQRAFDNEKIDFIWNHSVKEIHGENNKVNKVTLVHSETGEEQDFSADGVFIYIGMLPLNAAFKNLGITNENGYVETNEQMETRIPGIFAAGDIREKTLRQIVTATGDGSIAAQAAQHYVETLTEKLKNVTSN, from the coding sequence ATGACTGAAGAAAGAATTTATGATGTAGCTATTCTTGGTGCAGGACCAGCTGGTATGACTGCAGCGGTTTATACATCACGCGCGAACTTGGATACGATCATGATCGAAAGAGGTATCCCGGGCGGACAGATGGCTAATACGGAAGATGTAGAAAACTATCCTGGTTTTGATCACATTCTAGGACCAGAACTTTCAAACAAAATGTTTGAGCACGCAAAAAAATTCGGTGCTGAATATGCTTACGGAGATGTAAAAGAGATCGTTGATGGCGAAGAGTACAAGACGATCCATGCTGGTAGCAAAACGTACAAAGCGCGTTCAATCATCATCTCAACAGGTGCTGAGTATAAGAAATTAGGCATTCCAGGTGAAAAAGAATTCTCTGGACGCGGCGTTTCTTATTGTGCCGTATGTGATGGTGCATTCTTTAAGAACCGTGAACTAGTCGTTGTCGGCGGTGGTGACTCTGCTGTTGAGGAGGGTGTTTACCTGACTCGTTTCGCTTCGAAAGTAACAATCGTTCATAGACGTGACAAACTTCGTGCACAAAAGATCCTTCAACAACGTGCGTTTGATAACGAAAAGATCGATTTTATCTGGAATCATTCAGTTAAAGAGATACACGGTGAAAACAACAAAGTGAACAAAGTGACGTTAGTTCATTCTGAAACGGGAGAAGAGCAAGACTTCTCAGCAGATGGTGTGTTCATCTATATCGGAATGCTGCCACTTAACGCAGCGTTTAAAAATCTTGGCATCACGAATGAAAACGGCTATGTAGAAACGAACGAACAGATGGAAACTAGAATTCCTGGTATCTTTGCAGCAGGCGATATTCGTGAAAAAACACTCCGTCAAATCGTTACAGCTACAGGTGATGGAAGTATCGCTGCACAAGCGGCTCAGCACTACGTGGAAACATTAACGGAGAAGTTAAAAAACGTAACTTCCAATTAA
- the hisA gene encoding 1-(5-phosphoribosyl)-5-[(5-phosphoribosylamino)methylideneamino]imidazole-4-carboxamide isomerase, producing the protein MNEFVLYPAIDMRNGKCVRLMQGDYEQETIYGDSPFDMAKQFADQGAEWIHMVDLDGAKDGKKINHEHVLRVAKELSAKVQIGGGIRSMEDVSYYLDAGVDRVILGSAAVSNPEFVREALQRYGGSRIAIGLDAREGFVATEGWLETSHIKAVDLAKRLVEEGAETFIFTDISKDGMLQGPNVEAIGELASITGKEVIASGGVSSIDDLVRLKADERNIAGAIIGKALYTNRFTLPEALGSVKSC; encoded by the coding sequence ATGAATGAATTTGTATTATACCCAGCCATCGATATGCGCAATGGAAAATGCGTTAGGTTGATGCAAGGTGATTATGAACAAGAAACAATTTATGGAGATTCTCCTTTTGATATGGCAAAACAGTTTGCAGATCAAGGTGCAGAATGGATTCACATGGTAGATCTTGATGGCGCGAAAGACGGGAAGAAAATTAATCACGAGCACGTATTACGTGTTGCAAAAGAACTATCTGCAAAGGTCCAGATCGGTGGAGGTATCCGTTCGATGGAAGACGTTTCGTATTACCTAGACGCTGGAGTTGATCGAGTGATCTTAGGTAGCGCGGCGGTTTCGAACCCCGAATTTGTTCGAGAAGCGTTGCAGCGATACGGTGGATCGAGGATAGCGATCGGATTAGATGCACGTGAAGGATTCGTAGCAACAGAAGGATGGTTAGAAACGTCTCACATTAAAGCAGTTGATCTAGCGAAAAGATTAGTAGAAGAAGGTGCAGAGACGTTTATTTTTACTGACATCTCAAAAGACGGTATGCTGCAAGGGCCAAATGTTGAAGCGATCGGAGAATTAGCAAGCATCACTGGAAAAGAAGTGATCGCGTCAGGTGGTGTCAGTTCAATCGATGATCTGGTTCGTTTGAAAGCAGATGAACGAAACATCGCAGGTGCGATTATAGGAAAAGCTCTATATACGAATCGATTCACTTTGCCTGAAGCGTTAGGAAGTGTGAAATCATGTTAA
- the hisH gene encoding imidazole glycerol phosphate synthase subunit HisH, translating into MIGIIDYGMGNLHSVCSALKRINQPYILSGDPEELKKTDGLLLPGVGSFKDAMSELEKTGLADFIKNEVTNGKPLMGICLGMQLLFDESSENGLTKGLGLLPGRVERFLGKTSDGRSYKVPHMGWNDLNFLQSDQPLVKGIDEGYVYFVHSFVVQTENREVLAAIAQYEDVEVPAVVGSGRIMGTQFHPEKSSETGMSMLQNFCRFVEEGKQR; encoded by the coding sequence ATGATCGGAATCATTGACTATGGAATGGGCAATCTTCATTCTGTCTGTTCTGCACTAAAAAGAATCAATCAGCCTTACATTCTTTCTGGAGATCCAGAAGAATTGAAGAAAACCGATGGACTATTACTTCCGGGAGTAGGTTCATTCAAAGATGCCATGTCGGAGCTGGAGAAGACCGGACTCGCTGATTTTATAAAAAATGAAGTTACGAATGGTAAGCCATTAATGGGGATCTGTTTAGGCATGCAGCTGCTATTTGATGAAAGTAGCGAAAACGGCTTAACAAAAGGGCTTGGACTACTTCCAGGGAGAGTAGAACGTTTTTTAGGCAAAACCAGTGACGGACGATCTTATAAAGTGCCACACATGGGGTGGAACGATCTAAACTTTTTGCAGAGTGATCAGCCATTAGTAAAAGGGATCGACGAAGGATATGTTTATTTCGTCCATTCCTTTGTTGTACAAACTGAAAATAGAGAGGTACTGGCCGCGATCGCTCAATACGAAGACGTTGAAGTTCCAGCTGTAGTTGGAAGCGGCAGAATCATGGGTACTCAGTTTCACCCTGAAAAAAGTTCGGAGACGGGTATGAGCATGCTGCAAAACTTTTGTCGTTTCGTTGAGGAGGGAAAACAAAGATGA
- a CDS encoding gluconeogenesis factor YvcK family protein, whose amino-acid sequence MNKQPKVVVLGGGTGLSVLLRGLKRYPVDITAIVTVADDGGSSGRLRRDYDMPPPGDVRNVIAALSEVEPLVEKMFQHRFKVGDGITGHSLGNLLLAAMHDITGDFLTGIRELSRVLNVRGQVLPAAKNSIILCAELEDGTIVQGESKIPLSNKKIKRVFLSDEKIEPLRESVKAIQEADLIVIGPGSLYTSILPNLLVNGISNSIREATAPRVYVCNVMTQPGETTGYTAGDHIQALIDHVGHNFIDVVIANNEKIPPEYLDLYLEEGASQVQYDEERLKSFGIGLLCDNIIQYGTLVRHDAQRVSDLLLGLIEK is encoded by the coding sequence ATGAATAAGCAGCCGAAAGTGGTAGTGCTTGGCGGAGGAACAGGACTCTCTGTTCTTCTTCGCGGTTTAAAGCGCTATCCAGTTGATATCACTGCTATCGTTACGGTTGCAGATGACGGCGGCAGCTCTGGAAGGTTGAGGAGGGATTATGATATGCCTCCTCCTGGTGATGTGCGAAACGTGATCGCCGCACTTTCTGAAGTGGAACCGCTTGTGGAAAAAATGTTTCAACATAGGTTTAAAGTGGGCGACGGAATTACGGGTCATTCTCTTGGGAACCTGCTTCTTGCGGCCATGCATGATATTACTGGAGATTTTTTAACAGGTATTCGGGAACTTAGCCGCGTTTTAAACGTAAGAGGACAGGTACTACCTGCAGCGAAAAACAGTATAATTTTATGTGCCGAATTAGAAGATGGGACGATTGTTCAGGGGGAATCTAAGATCCCGCTGTCGAATAAGAAAATCAAACGCGTCTTTTTATCTGATGAAAAGATCGAGCCTCTTCGTGAGAGCGTGAAAGCGATTCAAGAAGCGGATCTCATCGTGATCGGACCAGGTAGTTTGTATACGAGCATCCTGCCGAACCTTCTAGTGAACGGAATTTCTAATAGTATACGCGAGGCAACGGCTCCTAGAGTTTATGTATGTAATGTGATGACACAGCCTGGTGAGACAACAGGCTACACGGCTGGTGATCATATTCAGGCATTGATCGATCATGTGGGGCACAATTTTATTGATGTGGTTATCGCGAATAATGAAAAGATTCCACCAGAATACTTGGATCTATATTTGGAAGAAGGCGCATCACAAGTTCAGTATGATGAGGAACGGTTAAAGTCGTTCGGCATCGGTTTGTTGTGCGACAACATTATTCAATACGGAACGCTTGTCAGACATGATGCACAGCGTGTTTCTGATTTATTGTTAGGACTTATAGAAAAATAG
- the hisB gene encoding imidazoleglycerol-phosphate dehydratase HisB has translation MENQVRQHTIERNTKETQISLALNIDGEGQADIQTPVPFLNHMLDAIARHGHFDLSVNAAGDVEIDDHHTTEDVGICLGQAIQGALGDKRGIKRYGNAFVPMDETLAQVVIDLSNRPHLEFRAEFPSQKVGTFDTELVHEFFWKLALEARMNLHVIVHYGSNTHHIIEAIFKAFTKALDEATQIDPRVKGVPSTKGML, from the coding sequence ATGGAGAATCAAGTGCGACAACATACAATCGAAAGAAATACGAAAGAGACACAGATCAGCTTAGCTCTAAACATTGATGGAGAAGGACAAGCAGATATTCAAACGCCTGTCCCATTTCTAAACCACATGTTGGACGCGATTGCACGTCACGGACATTTTGATCTTTCTGTAAACGCTGCTGGAGATGTGGAGATCGATGACCATCATACAACAGAAGACGTTGGCATCTGCCTTGGCCAAGCGATTCAAGGAGCTCTTGGTGACAAGCGAGGAATTAAGCGATACGGCAATGCGTTTGTCCCGATGGATGAAACGCTCGCTCAAGTGGTAATCGATCTATCCAATCGTCCTCACCTTGAATTTCGTGCAGAGTTTCCAAGTCAAAAAGTAGGAACGTTTGATACAGAGCTCGTACATGAATTCTTCTGGAAGCTCGCGTTAGAGGCGAGAATGAACCTTCATGTGATCGTTCACTATGGCTCGAACACGCACCATATCATCGAAGCGATCTTTAAAGCTTTTACAAAAGCGTTAGACGAAGCCACACAGATCGACCCTCGGGTAAAAGGAGTGCCTTCTACGAAAGGAATGTTATAG